The Mycolicibacterium monacense genome contains the following window.
GTAGGGGAACGTCGGGGCGTACGCCAGCGCCGTGCCGAGGTTCGGACCGACGTCGGCGAGCGCCTTGAGTGTCGGCTCCAGGTTCTTCAGGTTGCGCACGAGGTCGGCCTGGGTGTCCTCGACGAGGCCGGTGGCCGAATCGCTGAAGATCCGCAGTTTGTCCAGCGCGGTCGTGAGCCGGGGGCGTTCGGCGATCAGGACGTCGAGTGCAGGTGGGATGCGTTGCAGCGCAGAGGTGATGACCTCGCGCTGGCCGGCCAGAGTGCCGCCGAGCCGGTTGAGCGCGGCGAGGGAGGCGTTGATGTCGTCGCGCTGCGTGTCGAGCATTCCGACGAAGTCACGGAGTCGCACCAACAGGTCGCGCAACTTGTCTTCGCGACCGTTCAGGGTGGCGTTGAACTCCCGGATGATGTCCCCCGCCTGACCCAGCCCGCCGCCGTTGACGACGACGGACAGCGACGACAGGGTCTGCTCCGTCGACGGATAGGTCGACGATCTGTCGAGCCCGAGGGTGGTTCCCGGCTGCAGACGACCGCTCGGCAGCTTGCCCACCGGCGGATCGAGCGCCAGATGCATGGACCCGAGCAGGCTGGTCTGGCCCACGGTGGCGACGGCGTTGGCCGGGATCACCGTCTCGGGCCGCACCGTCACCTCGACGTCGGCGTGCCAGCCACGCAGGGTCATCTTGCCGACGGTGCCGACCACCACGTCGCTCACCATCACCGGCGAATTGGATTCCAGCGTACCGACATTGGCGAGCTGGACACGATACGTCGTCGCACCGGAACCGGTGCCCACGGTGCCGGGAAGCGGTATCGAGTTGAGCCCGTCGAAGGTGCACCCGGAGGCGATGACGGTCACGCAGGCGGCGACCGCTGCCACGCGGAGGGTCGAACGGCGGCCGATCATGCGGGTGGGCCTTCCTGCGCTGGTGACGGCGGTGCCTCCGCGGGAAGCAGCATGTCGTCCAGCGTGGCCGGGGCGGAGGCGCCGGCTGGGATGGGTGCGCCCGGGAGTAACGCCGGTGTCGGGTTCGCCGGTAGACCGTGGGGTGCGTATGTGCCCGGCGGACCGGGCGGTGTCCCCCACCCCGCGGGGGGTGGGACGTCCCCGCCGCCGGTGAAGGCGGACACCGCCGGGGGCGTCTCGGGGGGCGTCGGGCTGCCCCCGGCGCCGCCGGGCGCCAGCGCGGGGTCCGAATAGACGAGGTTCTCGGGGCTCGGCGACTTCTTGAGGTACGCGTTGATCGGCATGGGCAGGTAGTTGAAGTTCAACAGGCGAAGGGCGGGTCCCAGGTACTCCGCGCAGATCCTCGATGCCTCGGGCGCCGTCGCGTTGCGGACCGCGCCGATCGCCGAACAGATGAGCTGTACCGGGTTGGCGAAGTTGCCCATCGCGAACCCGCCGAGCATCGTGCCCGTGTCCGGGTGATAGATGTTGTACCCGTTGCCGATTGCGTTCGGCGCGACGTGCAGGACGTTCTCGAGGGCGACGCGGTTGTCGGCGACGTTCTGCGTCACGTTGGCCAGGCGCTGGATCTGTTCGGCGGTCTGATCGCGGCTGCCCGCGATGAAGCGCTGCACCTCTCCGACGGCCTCGGCGAGGTTGGTCAGCGCCGAGTCCATCTCCACCCGACTGCCGTCGACCACGCTGCTCACGGTGGCGAGACGGTCCTGGAACTGGACGATCTGAACGTTGCTGTCCCGCAGGGCTGTCACGAAGACCTGCAGGTTCTTGATGACGTCGACGATGTTGCCGCTGCCGTCGGCGAGGATGCGCCCCACCCCCGACAGTTGGGAGATGGTCTCCCGCAGCTTGTCGCCGTTGCCGGCCATCGCATTGGCCGCGCTGTCGATGAACCGACTGACCGACGTGTCGGACACTCTACCGGACGGGCCGAGTTCGCTTGCCAGCCTGGCCAACTGCTCCTTGACCTCGTCCCACTCGACCGGTATTGCGGTGCGCTCCACACCGATGACGGCGTCATCGGGCAGCACCGGACCGCTCGACTCGTAGGCCGGGGTGAGTTGGACGTAGCGGGCGGCGATCAGATTCGGCGCCACGATGATCGCCTTGGCGTCCGCGGGGATCGACACACCGCGGTCGACGGCGAGCGTGAACCTGGCCTGTTCGCCGACCGGCTCGATCGATTCGATGGTGCCGACCCGGACTCCGACGACCCGCACCTCGTCACCGGGGTAGATCGACGTGGCCGAGGTGAAGTACGCGGTGATGGTCCGCGGCGCGAAGAACTCCTGCCGCACGATCACCGCGGCGCCGGCGACGAGCAACGCCACCAACGCGACGGTCAGGACCTTGGCGGACTTGGTGCGGCCGATCATCGTGAACCACCCGGGATGCCGTTGTAGGGGAGCGGGAATTCGGCGCGCGGACCGGCGTTGTCCGGAGGCTGGCCGGCATTGACTCCGCGCCGGTAGCCGAGCGCGTAGTCGAGGAACGGCTGCAGCGCCCCACCCGGTATCAGGTTGCCGATGAAGGCGTTGTAGTAGAACCCGTTGTTGACCGCTTCGCCCTGAGTCACCTGATACTTGGCGAGGCCGTTGAGGGCTTTGCCGATGTTGTCCCGGTTGCGCTCCAACATCTCCGATACGGAGTTGAGCTTCTCCAGCGTCGGCGCCAGTTCCTGTTCGTTGTCCCGCACCAGACCGGTCAGCTGCTGCGACATCGCGGAGGTGTTGGCGAGCAGGTTGACGATCGCGTAGCGGCGCTGTTCGAGAACCGCCAGCAGGTCGTTGGCGCTCAGCAGCAGCGAGTTCACCTGCTGGCTCCGCTCGGACAGGATTGCGGTGACGTCGGCGGCACCGGCGAGCAGGTCACCCAGCGTCTCGTCGCGGTCGTTGAGGGACCGGGAGAGTTCGGTCAGGCCATCGAAGGTCGGGCCGAGCTGGGGTGCCAGCCGGTCGATCGTCTCGGACAGGATGTCCAGCGACTGGTTCAACGTGGCCGTGTCGGTGTCGGCGGTGTTGGCGGTGAAATCGCTGACCGCCTCGGTCAGCGAGTAGGGCGACGACGTCCGCGAAACCGGGATCGCCTCCATGGGGCCCAGCCGCCGCGAGCCCTTGGGTTCCACCGTCAGCATCCGCTCGCCGAGCAGGGTGCCGGTGCGGATGTGAGCGGTCGAATCCGAACCCAGCCGCACCTTCCCGTCGAGGGAGAAGGTCACCAGCGCCTTGCCCTTGTCCAGCACCACGTCGGACACCGTTCCGACGGTGACGCCGGAGACCTTGACATCGTTACCGGCAGCGAGCCCGCCGGCCTCGGCGAACACCGCCCGGTACTTCACCGAGGTCGCCATCGACCACAGCTGCTGCGGCTGAAGGCCGACGACGATGACCAGCACGATGAGCATTAGGCCGATGAAACCGGCACGGACCGAGGATGATCCACCATATTTCAGCATCAGGGCTCAGCACACCTTCCGGTGTCTTGCTTGATCCAGGGGAAGTAGGCGGTGCGCCCCTGCAGATCGGTGACTCGTACGGACAGCCCGCAGAGGTACTGGTTGAGCCAGCTGCCGTAGGCGCCGAGGCGCACCAGCTTGCGGTAGTTGCCCGGGGCCTTCTGCAGGGAGATGTCGAGCAGCTCCTTGTCCTTCTCCAGCAGCGGCGCAACCCGGTTGAGCTGGTCGATGGATCCGGCCAGCGGGGGGCGCGCCTCGGTCATGAGGTCGGCCAGCGATGCGGTGCCCTTGTCGAGGGATTCGATGGCCGCACCGATGGGATCGCGGTCCTGCGCCAGGCCGGTGACGAGTTCCTCGAGTCGCGCGACGGCGCCGGAGAACTTGTCGCCGTCGCGCGACATGGTCTCGACCACGGTGTTGAGGTGGTCGATCATCTGCCGGACAGTCTCACCGTTGGCGGCGATGGAGTTGGTGAACGACGAGGTCCTGGCGAAGAGGGACTCGATGTCCCCGCTCTGACCCTGCAGGATCTGGATCAGCGAGTGGGTCAGCGCGTTGACGTCCTCGGGATTCAGTCCCCTGATCACCGGTTTGAGGCCGCCGAGGAGCAGGTCGAGGTCGAGCGCGGGTTCGGTGCGGTCCTTGGGAATCCGCGACCCGGCGGGTTGGATCTGCGTCGAGCCGGGGCCGTCGACGAGTTCGAGGTAGCGGTCACCGACGAGGTTCAGGTAGCGCACGGCCACCCTCGTCCCGGTGGTCAGCACGACGTCGGTGCGGGCGTCGAAGTCGACCACCACCGTATTGTCCGGTTGCAGGGAGACACCGTTGACCGTGCCGACCCGGATACCCGCAATACGCACGGAGTCACCGGATTTCACGCTCGATGCATCGCCGAACACCGCGGAGTACTCGTTGGCCGATCCGGCACGGTACTGGCCGAAGATCGCGACCAGCGCGGCGGTGAACAGCACCATCACCACGGCGAACACCCCGAACTTGACCACCGTGGGGCCCAGCCGCCTCATCCCGGCTGGCCGATCTGCGAGGTGTTGCGCGGCGGTCCGTCGAGGGGTCCGAACAGCATCTGCTTGAGCCCCTCGGAGTTGAGCAGGATGCCCTGGTTGCCGTACTGCGCCGGGTTGGCGTCGATGTCGGAGACGACGTACGGCGCGCGGGTCTCGTAGCCCACGTCGGGCAGGCCCACACACTGCGGTCCGCCGCGCGCCGCCACCTTCGGCAGGTTCTGGGGGTACCGGTAGCGCTCGGTACCCAGGACGAACGAATCCAGCAGCAGCACACCGGGAACCGGTGGTGGCGGCGCCATGGCCAACGGCAGCATCCCGGCCAGACCGCAGTTCAGTGCGGTGTGGTACTGGTTGGTCAGATCCGTCGTGGGCACCAGCAGCCGCATGACGTCGGTGAACGCGCCGCGGTTCGTCGCCACGACGTCGTTGCCGACCTCGGCGAGCCCGATGGCGCTGACCAGCAGAGCATCGAGGTCGCTCTGCCGTTCCACCAGCGTGTCACTGATCCGCGACGCATTGTCGGCCGTGGCGAGCAGATCGGGAGCAGCGTCGGCATAGGCGTTGAGAACCCCTGGGGCGACGGCGATGTCGCGGCTGAGGTTGTCCATGCTGGGGTCGAGGTCGGCGAGCAGGGTGTCGAGGTCGACCAGCGTTCGGCCGAACTTCTCGCCCCGTCCGGCGAGGCCCTGAGACAACGCGCCCAGCGTCTCGTTGAGCTTGGCGGGTTCCACCTTCGCCAGGACGGACACGAGTTGCTCGAACACCGTGTTGATCTCCACGGTCACGTGTCCGGCGTCGAGCACCTGACCGGCGCGCAACGGGTCCGGTGAAGGGTTGGCCGGCGGCACCAATTCCACTGCCTTGGAACCGAATACCGTCGTCGACCCGACATTGACCAGGACATTGGACGGGATGATCGCCAGTTGGGAAGGATCCATCGCGAGCCGGATGGCGGCCCGGCCGTCCGGCAGCGCCTCGATCGCGGCGACCTTGCCGACCTGCGCCCCGTGCAGTTTCACCTTGGCATCGGGGTTCATCACCAACCCGACGCGGTCGGAGACGACGGTCACCGTCGCACTTCTCGTGAACGACCCGTTGAACAGTCCGACCGCCAACGCGACGATCGCGGCGATGCACACCACGGCCAGCGTGCCCGCCACGTTGCGCGCGGAGATCGACTTCATCGTCACACCACGCCTATCCGGACAGGTTGAAGTTGCCGTTGGAGCCGTACACGGACAGCGAGACCAGCAGCGTGACCGCCACGACGACGATCAGCGAGGTGCGGACCGCGTTGCCGACGGCCACCCCGACACCGGCCGGTCCGCCGGTCGCGAAGTAGCCGAAGTAGGTGTGGATGAACAACACCGTGAGCGCCATCAGGATCGCCTGCAGGAACGACCACAGCAGATCGACCGGGTTGAGGAAGGTGTTGAAGTAGTGGTCGTAGAGCCCGCCGGACTGGCCGAACAGCACCACGGTGGTGAGTTGTGATGCCAGGAAGGACAGGATCACCGCCACCGAGTACAGCGGGGTGATCGCGATCATCCCGGCAATGATGCGGGTGCTCACCAGGTATTCGATCGGGCGGATGCCCATGGTCTCGAGTGCGTCGACCTCTTCGTTGATGCGCATCGCGCCCAACTGTGCGGTGACGCCGGCGCCGAAGGTGGCGGCCAGACCGATTCCGGCGACCACGGGTGCGGAGATGCGGACGTTGATGAAGGCGGCCAGGAATCCGGTGAGGGCCTCAATGCCGATGTCGCCCAGCGAGCTGTAGCCCTGCACCGCCAGGGTGCCACCCGCGGCGAGAGTGAGGAACCCGACGATGACGACAGTCCCGCCGATCATCGCGAGTGTCCCTGCGCCCATGCTGATCTCGGCGATCAGCCGGACGATCTCCTTGCGGTAGTGCATCGCCGCATGCGGGGTGCCGGCCAGTGCGCGGCCGTAGAACAGGATGTGGTCGCCGAGGCGGCCCACCAGCGAGGCCGGCTTTCGGAACTGGCTGACCACGCGCGGATAGGCCGTGCCCAGCGTGGTGAGTGTGCCCATCCGCTAGCCCGCCGTCATCCGGATGCCGATCGCGGTCACGACCACGTTGATGACGAACAGTGCCATGAAGGCGTACACCACGGTCTCGTTGACCGCGTTGCCCACGGCCTTGGCGCCGCCCCTGTTGATCGACAGTCCGCGGTAGCAGGCGACCAGTCCGGCGATCAGCCCGAACAGTGCGGCCTTGACGCACGAGATGATCACCTCACCGATCCCGGTCAGCAGGGTGATACCCGCGGCGAACGCACCGGGGTTGACGTCCTGCACGAACACCGAGAACGCGTAGCCGCCGACGATGCCGATGATGACGACCAGGCTGTTGAGCAGCAACGCCACCAAGCCGGACGCCAGCATCCGCGGAGTCACCAGGCGCGCAACGGGATTGATGCCCAGCACCTCCATCGCCTCGATCTCCTCGCGGATGGTGCGCGAACCGAGGTCGGCACACATCGCGGTGGCGCCCGCGCCGGCCACGATCAACACCGTCACCAGCGGGCCGACCTGGGTGACCGCACCGAAGGCCGCGCCCGCACCCGACAGATCGGCGGCGCCGAGTTCGCGCAGGAGGATGTTCAGCGTGAAGCTCACCAGCACGGTGAACGGGATCGCGACCAGAAGGGTGGGCGCCAGGGAGACCCGTGCCACGAACCACGACTGCTCGAGGAACTCCCGGGCCTGAAAGGGCCGCCGGAAGGTGAACCGAACCGCATCGAGGGCCATCCCGAACAGCCCGCCGACCGCGCCCAGCGGCCGATCCAGATCTGCCCGGTTCACCAACGCTCCTCCTTACCTACCACCGCAGGCGGTGGCTCGAGGGGCAACAGTGGCATCCGGGTGAGCGGGGGCACATCTCCCGTCCCGCCCATCGGGATAACGCGGCGGCACCGGCCCGGTCGCCGCGGTCGTGTTCGACGCGCGCGATCCGTCCGTGGTGGGAGTTCATTCGGGTCGACGGACCCGAGAGATCATCAGTTTTTCTGATGATGCGTGAAAATCTTTAGCTGTACTGGTTCATGACGGCCTCTTACCGTCGACGTCGTGACCTACCCCGTCGTCCTCGGCTTTCTGTCGGCGCTCACGCTGATCGCCGCCATCGGCGCGCAGAACGCGTTCGTCCTGCGCCAGGGCATCCGTGGTGAACACGTCGCCGCCGTCGTCGCGTTGTGCACGGTGTCCGACGTCCTGTTGATCGGCGCCGGCATCGCCGGCTTCGGCGCGCTCGTCACCGCCCACCCCGCAGCGCTGGACATCGCACGGTTCGGTGGCGCCGCGTTCCTGATCGGCTATGGACTGTTGGCCGCCCGGCGCGCCGCGCGACCGGCCGCACTCACGCCATCGGAGCAGGGCCCGGCCCGCCTC
Protein-coding sequences here:
- a CDS encoding MCE family protein — translated: MIGRRSTLRVAAVAACVTVIASGCTFDGLNSIPLPGTVGTGSGATTYRVQLANVGTLESNSPVMVSDVVVGTVGKMTLRGWHADVEVTVRPETVIPANAVATVGQTSLLGSMHLALDPPVGKLPSGRLQPGTTLGLDRSSTYPSTEQTLSSLSVVVNGGGLGQAGDIIREFNATLNGREDKLRDLLVRLRDFVGMLDTQRDDINASLAALNRLGGTLAGQREVITSALQRIPPALDVLIAERPRLTTALDKLRIFSDSATGLVEDTQADLVRNLKNLEPTLKALADVGPNLGTALAYAPTFPYTQGFIDRAIRGDYMNQFIIFDFTIPRLKRGLFLGTRWGEEGTPMVPAPGDPWYLNYTLDPLNAPVAPPAAVAPVPELTETSDGVDTVDPSPSVGGN
- a CDS encoding MCE family protein, whose translation is MIGRTKSAKVLTVALVALLVAGAAVIVRQEFFAPRTITAYFTSATSIYPGDEVRVVGVRVGTIESIEPVGEQARFTLAVDRGVSIPADAKAIIVAPNLIAARYVQLTPAYESSGPVLPDDAVIGVERTAIPVEWDEVKEQLARLASELGPSGRVSDTSVSRFIDSAANAMAGNGDKLRETISQLSGVGRILADGSGNIVDVIKNLQVFVTALRDSNVQIVQFQDRLATVSSVVDGSRVEMDSALTNLAEAVGEVQRFIAGSRDQTAEQIQRLANVTQNVADNRVALENVLHVAPNAIGNGYNIYHPDTGTMLGGFAMGNFANPVQLICSAIGAVRNATAPEASRICAEYLGPALRLLNFNYLPMPINAYLKKSPSPENLVYSDPALAPGGAGGSPTPPETPPAVSAFTGGGDVPPPAGWGTPPGPPGTYAPHGLPANPTPALLPGAPIPAGASAPATLDDMLLPAEAPPSPAQEGPPA
- a CDS encoding MCE family protein, whose amino-acid sequence is MLKYGGSSSVRAGFIGLMLIVLVIVVGLQPQQLWSMATSVKYRAVFAEAGGLAAGNDVKVSGVTVGTVSDVVLDKGKALVTFSLDGKVRLGSDSTAHIRTGTLLGERMLTVEPKGSRRLGPMEAIPVSRTSSPYSLTEAVSDFTANTADTDTATLNQSLDILSETIDRLAPQLGPTFDGLTELSRSLNDRDETLGDLLAGAADVTAILSERSQQVNSLLLSANDLLAVLEQRRYAIVNLLANTSAMSQQLTGLVRDNEQELAPTLEKLNSVSEMLERNRDNIGKALNGLAKYQVTQGEAVNNGFYYNAFIGNLIPGGALQPFLDYALGYRRGVNAGQPPDNAGPRAEFPLPYNGIPGGSR
- a CDS encoding MCE family protein, which encodes MRRLGPTVVKFGVFAVVMVLFTAALVAIFGQYRAGSANEYSAVFGDASSVKSGDSVRIAGIRVGTVNGVSLQPDNTVVVDFDARTDVVLTTGTRVAVRYLNLVGDRYLELVDGPGSTQIQPAGSRIPKDRTEPALDLDLLLGGLKPVIRGLNPEDVNALTHSLIQILQGQSGDIESLFARTSSFTNSIAANGETVRQMIDHLNTVVETMSRDGDKFSGAVARLEELVTGLAQDRDPIGAAIESLDKGTASLADLMTEARPPLAGSIDQLNRVAPLLEKDKELLDISLQKAPGNYRKLVRLGAYGSWLNQYLCGLSVRVTDLQGRTAYFPWIKQDTGRCAEP
- a CDS encoding MCE family protein, translated to MKSISARNVAGTLAVVCIAAIVALAVGLFNGSFTRSATVTVVSDRVGLVMNPDAKVKLHGAQVGKVAAIEALPDGRAAIRLAMDPSQLAIIPSNVLVNVGSTTVFGSKAVELVPPANPSPDPLRAGQVLDAGHVTVEINTVFEQLVSVLAKVEPAKLNETLGALSQGLAGRGEKFGRTLVDLDTLLADLDPSMDNLSRDIAVAPGVLNAYADAAPDLLATADNASRISDTLVERQSDLDALLVSAIGLAEVGNDVVATNRGAFTDVMRLLVPTTDLTNQYHTALNCGLAGMLPLAMAPPPPVPGVLLLDSFVLGTERYRYPQNLPKVAARGGPQCVGLPDVGYETRAPYVVSDIDANPAQYGNQGILLNSEGLKQMLFGPLDGPPRNTSQIGQPG
- a CDS encoding MlaE family ABC transporter permease — encoded protein: MGTLTTLGTAYPRVVSQFRKPASLVGRLGDHILFYGRALAGTPHAAMHYRKEIVRLIAEISMGAGTLAMIGGTVVIVGFLTLAAGGTLAVQGYSSLGDIGIEALTGFLAAFINVRISAPVVAGIGLAATFGAGVTAQLGAMRINEEVDALETMGIRPIEYLVSTRIIAGMIAITPLYSVAVILSFLASQLTTVVLFGQSGGLYDHYFNTFLNPVDLLWSFLQAILMALTVLFIHTYFGYFATGGPAGVGVAVGNAVRTSLIVVVAVTLLVSLSVYGSNGNFNLSG
- a CDS encoding MlaE family ABC transporter permease; amino-acid sequence: MALDAVRFTFRRPFQAREFLEQSWFVARVSLAPTLLVAIPFTVLVSFTLNILLRELGAADLSGAGAAFGAVTQVGPLVTVLIVAGAGATAMCADLGSRTIREEIEAMEVLGINPVARLVTPRMLASGLVALLLNSLVVIIGIVGGYAFSVFVQDVNPGAFAAGITLLTGIGEVIISCVKAALFGLIAGLVACYRGLSINRGGAKAVGNAVNETVVYAFMALFVINVVVTAIGIRMTAG
- the lysE gene encoding L-lysine exporter; this translates as MTYPVVLGFLSALTLIAAIGAQNAFVLRQGIRGEHVAAVVALCTVSDVLLIGAGIAGFGALVTAHPAALDIARFGGAAFLIGYGLLAARRAARPAALTPSEQGPARLVGVLVTCAALTWLNPHVYLDTVVLLGALANEHREDRWLFGVGAVTASAVWFTALGFGARRLGGLFSAPSTWRVLDALIAMIMIALGVAVALG